One part of the Oryzias melastigma strain HK-1 linkage group LG21, ASM292280v2, whole genome shotgun sequence genome encodes these proteins:
- the LOC112155393 gene encoding granzyme B isoform X1 yields MPRTRPFPAILQDSKHVITVEETKEETNQHAPRCRGFRWFKPDYYKRLKSEQIDSSCPPTTKMQDCRILYLLLLLSVAENLPLVGASESGIVGGRVAKPHSRPYMASLQIHGHHICGGILIRDDYVLTAAHCKKDSQPLTVVLGAHDLSKKEKSQQRLTVKNYRKHDNFTGGQENDVMLLKLKTKAQLNKYVETINLPKKNKETLANIRCEVAGWGHTGVDKRISNVLKEASEETQFKGECKYIWREYFNPTQMICTKFTKKSGGICQGDSGGPLICNNKLLGLTAFTQEENCHNPKFPHVFMKISSFLPWIQTVMKE; encoded by the exons atgcctAGAACCCGCCCTTTTCCCGCGATACTTCAAGACAGCAAACATGTGATCACGGTGGAAGAAACTAAGGAAGAAACTAACCAGCATGCACCGCGCTGCAG AGGTTTCCGCTGGTTCAAGCCTGACTACTACAAAAGGTTAAAGTCAGAGCAGATTGATTCTTCCTGTCCTCCAACCACCAAGATGCAAGACTGCAGAATTCTTTacctgcttctgctgctctctgtTGCAG AGAACCTTCCACTGGTTGGGGCTTCAGAGAGCGGCATCGTAGGCGGCAGGGTTGCAAAGCCGCACTCCCGACCGTACATGGCGTCCCTGCAGATTCACGGACACCATATCTGCGGCGGGATCCTCATCCGGGACGACTATGTTCTGACTGCAGCTCATTGCAAAAA GGATAGTCAACCTTTGACGGTGGTCCTGGGAGCGCACGACCTCTCCAAAAAAGAGAAGTCTCAGCAACGTTTGACAGTAAAGAATTACAGAAAACATGACAATTTTACGGGCGGACAAGAAAATGACGTCATGCTGCTCAAG CTGAAAACCAAAGCCCAACTCAACAAATATGTGGAAACCATCAACCTGCCgaagaaaaacaaggaaacgCTGGCCAACATCAGGTGTGAGGTTGCTGGTTGGGGCCACACTGGCGTGGATAAACGGATATCAAATGTTCTGAAGGAAGCCAGCGAGGAAACGCAGTTCAAAGGAGAGTGCAAATACATTTGGAGAGAATATTTTAATCCTACGCAAATGATTTGCACCAAGTTTACCAAGAAGTCGGGAGGAATATGCCAG GGGGATTCTGGTGGACCACTGATCTGCAACAACAAACTTCTGGGTCTGACTGCTTTCACCCAAGAAGAAAACTGCCATAATCCAAAGTTTCCACACGTCTTCATGAAGATTAGCTCATTTCTCCCCTGGATCCAGACAGTTATGAAGGAATAA
- the LOC112155393 gene encoding granzyme B isoform X2, whose translation MQDCRILYLLLLLSVAENLPLVGASESGIVGGRVAKPHSRPYMASLQIHGHHICGGILIRDDYVLTAAHCKKDSQPLTVVLGAHDLSKKEKSQQRLTVKNYRKHDNFTGGQENDVMLLKLKTKAQLNKYVETINLPKKNKETLANIRCEVAGWGHTGVDKRISNVLKEASEETQFKGECKYIWREYFNPTQMICTKFTKKSGGICQGDSGGPLICNNKLLGLTAFTQEENCHNPKFPHVFMKISSFLPWIQTVMKE comes from the exons ATGCAAGACTGCAGAATTCTTTacctgcttctgctgctctctgtTGCAG AGAACCTTCCACTGGTTGGGGCTTCAGAGAGCGGCATCGTAGGCGGCAGGGTTGCAAAGCCGCACTCCCGACCGTACATGGCGTCCCTGCAGATTCACGGACACCATATCTGCGGCGGGATCCTCATCCGGGACGACTATGTTCTGACTGCAGCTCATTGCAAAAA GGATAGTCAACCTTTGACGGTGGTCCTGGGAGCGCACGACCTCTCCAAAAAAGAGAAGTCTCAGCAACGTTTGACAGTAAAGAATTACAGAAAACATGACAATTTTACGGGCGGACAAGAAAATGACGTCATGCTGCTCAAG CTGAAAACCAAAGCCCAACTCAACAAATATGTGGAAACCATCAACCTGCCgaagaaaaacaaggaaacgCTGGCCAACATCAGGTGTGAGGTTGCTGGTTGGGGCCACACTGGCGTGGATAAACGGATATCAAATGTTCTGAAGGAAGCCAGCGAGGAAACGCAGTTCAAAGGAGAGTGCAAATACATTTGGAGAGAATATTTTAATCCTACGCAAATGATTTGCACCAAGTTTACCAAGAAGTCGGGAGGAATATGCCAG GGGGATTCTGGTGGACCACTGATCTGCAACAACAAACTTCTGGGTCTGACTGCTTTCACCCAAGAAGAAAACTGCCATAATCCAAAGTTTCCACACGTCTTCATGAAGATTAGCTCATTTCTCCCCTGGATCCAGACAGTTATGAAGGAATAA
- the LOC112155394 gene encoding granzyme B, with product MMMMMAAWSFLCVVLMVSTAGASESGIVGGKVSKPHSRPYMASLQFQGRHSCGGILIRDDYVLTAAHCRDDRQPMTVVLGAHDISKKEKTQQHIRAQKYSQHPCYAGGITNDIMLIKLETKAKLNKYVKPIGLSKKNGDIRANIKCAVAGWGQTAVDGMTSNVLKEATEVTQFKAECVGVWKEHFHSEEMICTKFSKKTGGVCQGDSGGPLICNTKPLGLTSFTKDKDCNNPKFPHVFTKINFYLPWIKEVMKEKRNDE from the exons atgatgatgatgatggctgCATGGAGCTTCCTCTGCGTCGTCCTGATGGTCTCCACCGCCG GGGCTTCAGAGAGCGGCATCGTGGGCGGGAAAGTCTCAAAGCCGCATTCCAGGCCGTACATGGCGTCCCTGCAGTTTCAGGGACGGCATTCCTGTGGCGGGATCCTCATTCGGGACGACTACGTCCTGACAGCAGCACACTGCAGAGA TGATCGCCAGCCGATGACGGTGGTTCTCGGAGCGCATGACATTtccaaaaaggagaaaactcAGCAGCATATCAGAGCTCAGAAGTACAGTCAGCATCCCTGTTATGCAGGAGGAATAACAAATGACATCATGTTAATCAAG ctggAAACCAAAGCCAAACTCAACAAATACGTCAAACCCATCGGACTGTCGAAGAAAAACGGGGACATTCGGGCCAACATTAAATGTGCCGTCGCTGGCTGGGGCCAAACTGCAGTGGATGGAATGACTTCAAACGTTCTGAAGGAAGCCACCGAGGTCACGCAGTTCAAAGCAGAGTGCGTCGGCGTCTGGAAGGAACATTTTCATTCTGAGGAAATGATCTGCACCAAGTTCAGCAAGAAGACCGGAGGAGTGTGTCAG ggggATTCTGGTGGACCACTGATCTGCAACACCAAACCTCTGGGTCTAACTTCTTTCACCAAAGACAAGGACTGCAATAATCCAAAGTTTCCACATGTTTTCACCAAGATAAACTTCTATCTTCCCTGGATTAAGGAAGTCATGAAGGAAAAGAGAAATGATGAATAA